A DNA window from Syngnathus typhle isolate RoL2023-S1 ecotype Sweden linkage group LG2, RoL_Styp_1.0, whole genome shotgun sequence contains the following coding sequences:
- the LOC133144631 gene encoding galactose-specific lectin nattectin-like, producing the protein MASGLRSLLLLCGICGLFGSISCQTKKGYCPKGWTRLNDRCFIYEHDERTFADAESVCNILGGNLASIHSVLENQVVIEIIREAAGTFEDTWIGYHDTILEGDFIWTDGSPDGFTDFDMGQPDEAVSPGDCVDIDSANEQWHDDSCLDLNPYICAKNILVKQH; encoded by the exons ATGGCATCCGGTCTTCGCTCCTtgctcctcctttgcgggatctGTGGGCTGTTCGGCAGCATC TCATGTCAGACAAAGAAAG GGTATTGCCCAAAAGGCTGGACTCGGTTGAACGACCGCTGTTTCATCTACGAACACGATGAGAGAACCTTTGCCGATGCCGAG AGCGTCTGCAACATTCTTGGTGGCAATCTGGCTTCCATCCACAGTGTGCTGGAAAACCAAGTGGTCATTGAAATAATCCGGGAAGCGGCTGGTACTTTTGAAGACACTTGGATTGGCTACCATGATACAATCCTG GAGGGTGACTTCATTTGGACTGATGGCTCCCCTGATGGTTTTACAGACTTTGACATGGGTCAGCCAGATGAGGCCGTCTCACCTGGGGACTGTGTGGACATCGATAGCGCAA atgaGCAGTGGCACGATGACAGCTGCCTTGATCTCAATCCATATATTTGTGCCAAAAACATCCTTGTCAAGCAACACTAA
- the LOC133144601 gene encoding ladderlectin-like — MARLNLLFVLCGIVALTQASRQDKGKADGNCPKGWTQLDKYCYIYEHDPRTFPDAESVCNVLGGNLVSINSLKEHALVVELIREGAGSVVDTWIGLHDAILENDFVWTDGETVDFRNFGALQPNNAGGNENCVEIEADDSLWDDDECTEENPFVCIRPVTKKECH; from the exons ATGGCTCGTTTGAACCTGTTGTTCGTTCTTTGCGGCATCGTTGCGCTGACCCAGGCTTCG AGGCAAGACAAGGGAAAAGCCG ACGGTAACTGTCCCAAAGGCTGGACTCAGTTGGACAAGTACTGTTACATCTATGAACACGATCCCAGGACCTTCCCTGACGCAGAG AGCGTCTGCAACGTTCTCGGCGGGAATCTGGTCTCCATCAACAGCCTCAAGGAACACGCCCTTGTTGTTGAGCTGATTCGAGAGGGGGCTGGTTCTGTCGTCGACACCTGGATTGGACTCCACGATGCCATTCTG GAGAACGACTTTGTTTGGACCGATGGCGAAACAGTTGATTTCAGAAATTTTGGTGCTCTCCAGCCCAACAACGCTGGAGGAAATGAAAACTGTGTCGAGATTGAGGCCGATG ACTCTCTGTGGGATGATGACGAGTGCACCGAGGAAAACCCGTTTGTTTGCATCAGACCCGTGACCAAAAAAGAATGCCATTAA